Proteins found in one Bacillus subtilis subsp. subtilis str. 168 genomic segment:
- the rplS gene encoding ribosomal protein L19 (Evidence 2a: Function from experimental evidences in other organisms; PubMedId: 12682299, 16272117, 27477481; Product type f: factor), producing MQKLIEDITKEQLRTDLPAFRPGDTLRVHVKVVEGNRERIQIFEGVVIKRRGGGISETFTVRKISYGVGVERTFPVHTPKIAKIEVVRYGKVRRAKLYYLRELRGKAARIKEIRR from the coding sequence ATGCAAAAACTAATTGAAGATATCACAAAAGAACAGCTTCGTACTGATCTTCCTGCGTTCCGTCCTGGTGACACTTTACGTGTACACGTTAAAGTTGTTGAGGGTAACCGTGAGCGTATCCAGATCTTTGAAGGTGTTGTGATTAAGCGTCGTGGTGGTGGAATCAGCGAAACGTTCACAGTTCGTAAGATTTCTTACGGTGTTGGCGTTGAACGTACTTTCCCAGTACACACACCAAAAATCGCGAAAATCGAAGTTGTACGTTACGGTAAAGTACGCCGTGCTAAACTTTACTACCTGCGTGAACTTCGCGGAAAAGCGGCTCGTATTAAAGAGATCAGACGATAA
- the trmD gene encoding tRNA(m1G37)methyltransferase (Evidence 2a: Function from experimental evidences in other organisms; PubMedId: 10094308, 11532950, 12682299, 12773376, 15060037, 27881678, 28601227; Product type e: enzyme), which translates to MKIDFLTLFPEMFEGVLGSSILQKAQEKDAVQFQVVNFREYSDNKHNTVDDYPYGGGAGMVLKPQPVFDAVEDLTSKAAAAPRIILVCPQGERFTQKKAEQLAKEEHLLFICGHYEGYDERIREHLVTDEISIGDFVLTGGELPAMMIADSVVRLLPGVLGKEASHIEDSFSTGLLEHPHYTRPADYKGLKVPETLLSGNHAKIEEWRNKESIRRTYLRRPDLLKDHPLTEQQRKWISEWEKE; encoded by the coding sequence ATGAAAATCGATTTTTTGACGCTGTTTCCCGAAATGTTTGAAGGCGTGCTCGGCTCATCGATTCTTCAAAAAGCCCAGGAAAAAGATGCGGTGCAGTTTCAAGTCGTAAATTTCCGAGAGTACTCTGATAACAAGCACAATACTGTTGATGATTATCCTTATGGCGGCGGGGCAGGCATGGTTCTCAAGCCCCAGCCTGTTTTTGACGCGGTCGAGGACCTGACATCAAAGGCAGCCGCTGCTCCGCGTATTATCCTCGTATGCCCGCAAGGTGAGCGTTTTACCCAAAAAAAAGCCGAACAATTAGCTAAGGAAGAGCATTTGCTGTTCATTTGCGGCCACTATGAAGGCTATGATGAACGCATTCGCGAGCACTTGGTAACGGATGAAATATCAATTGGCGACTTTGTTCTGACGGGCGGTGAGCTCCCTGCAATGATGATCGCAGACAGTGTGGTCAGACTGCTTCCGGGTGTACTGGGTAAAGAGGCTTCCCATATTGAGGATTCCTTCAGCACCGGACTTTTAGAGCACCCGCATTATACAAGACCGGCAGATTACAAAGGTTTAAAAGTGCCTGAAACACTCTTGTCAGGAAACCATGCAAAAATTGAAGAATGGCGGAATAAAGAATCGATCAGAAGGACCTACCTAAGACGTCCGGATCTGTTGAAAGACCACCCGCTTACAGAGCAGCAAAGAAAGTGGATTTCTGAATGGGAAAAAGAATAG